AGGATCAGAAAACTGTAACGAAAATATTCTTTTTGCTGCTTTATGCAGCTCCAAATTAGGCATATCATGTTAAAAAAACAATGTTGGCCTGACTATATAATTTCCTCAGAAAAACAAATTTAGATTAATCAACATGTAGTTCAGGATGAAGATTGCAATTATTCCTCCAATAAACTCAAGCCACCCACCTCTACCTCCTCACCGACAGAAGAAAACTGAATTCAAAACATTTGTTGGACTTGAATTTGAGCAGAAAGGTTTGTCTTATAGATATATCTCATAGCAGATGATGTCCCAAATCTATATCATAAACTGGTAAATACTTAATTTCTTTGGAAGAAAAAGTTCAAAAGGGTCAATGCATCACCTGGCGTGCAAATGATTCTTTCCCATTTAAAATAGCATCCATTGCTGCAAATTGGTTATCAAATACCCCATAGAATATCTGGTAGAATTTGTTCCTGAAACCATGAAAAAGAATAATACTGATGCCAAAGCAACTACATAGCAAAGAACAACTAAATCAGGATTGACTCCAAGAATAATTGACACGTACCGATTTTCTTCGGTGTTCTGCTGATCTATCTCATCAAACTTCCGTGTAAGGACTTCCGCCCCCACTGGTGAAAGTAAGTGCAGTACTAGAGCTTCCAAAGTTCTGGGGAAGTTATGCTGGAAAACgatacaaacaaacaaacaaataagcATTCCTTCATAAAAAGTAAGAGCAACAAAGAAAACCATCAAGGCATATTGAAAGAAACCAAGACAATTTAAAATAAACTGAGATGGGTAACCCATTCATTATGCTGTTGTTTTCTTAAATTCCTTCAAGTAGAATCCATCTTTCTCATATTTAGTTTTCCACAAATGTTAGAACAGAAGCCTCACTTAGACAAGCACCAAATCTAGTATGTGACATAAAAATCCCCAACATAACTccttcaattttaaaataaaaataataatatttcttccaaactcatcaaaatttaaaatagaattaATGAAAATTCTAGGTGCATAGTGAAAGTGTAAAAATGCTTATAGGAGATTGCAAACTCACCGCCATGGCAACAAAAATATCCTTAAAGATGCCTGGTTCAAGGATCCAAAGATTTTTAGCTACAGGATCTTCTTCTAAATGAAATATTTCAGTTGTTAAAGTTTTATCTTGCTCATTTGTCTTAGAACACATCAATCCATTTGTTGAATCAGACGACACTGGTTGATTTTGATCAGAAGCATTAACACGGTCATGAACTAAAGCAACCAGTTCATGAAGGGCCTGGAGAGCACAGGGTCTCAATTCATGCAAAAGAAGGCTATGTTGttcttgttctttccttttcaaatccttGCTCTGCCCAGCCTGATCCAAGCTATGGTCTACATTACCTGGGGAAAAAGTTATCAAGTTTAATCATGGCTGAAAAATAATCAGTTTCTCAGCATGTTTATCTTCTCTTGTTTTTGGCACAAGTCTGCATGCTTATCAGAATCTAACGTTCATCACACAGAAGATGTGGCTTACTCTCCAGTCTCCACGTAGGAGTAGAACCCTTCAGAAGCACTTGATCCTGTCctagtttcaaaataaaataCACAACACATTAATTGATAGACATGGGAAACAAAAAGGAAAGTACCATCAGAAAAAGCAGAGAGTTTAGTACATGTAAATCCTCAGGAATACAGTATAACCGGTAAAAAATGTACAATGTTGTCCATTGCATTAACTAGTGCTGCCTAATGCATCATTTATCATGGTCCAGTCCATACTAGTCAAGGATCAATTGACAGTAAGATATCTGAAACTCACTGAAGCTTTAACTTAATTAACTTTATGAGATGATTTGATTTATCTCATTAAGAATTTATGATATTTAAAAAAACAGGTTCAAAAAAGCAGATGAAGAATCATATTTGCCAACATAAAATTCATGCTTCCCCTACAGCTATAAAGATTTTAACCCAAATTCAAAGAAAACAGGCTCTTTTGTTGCAAATGAACCATTAAACCAAAAAAAAGGATCTGAAAAGACAATCCTGATGAGAGATGCAAGTTGTGCAAACTCAAACCTATAATTTGGATAGAAATAACAAGCCAGGAAAAAAAAGATCCACTGTTAAGCATATGGTGTATCATAGAATGTCAAAATGACCAGACAAGAGTAGTGTTGTGCTGATCAAGACTTAAAAATATAACTGCAACAAATAGTATAGCAGTGTACATACCATTTCTCTGTCTGTCAATCTTCATACAACAGGTTCATTCCATGAGCAACATAAACTCAAGTCAGATAATAATACCAATAGCAATAACAGATTCGTTTTCTAAGGGGGGGAGGGATAAACTATAAGAAGCCAAAACATTTTAAAAGATGATGATCCACAGCTACCTTCTAAGTATTCTGCGCAAATAATATGCATCCATGTGGTCTGCCAAGCTAGACATTATGCTGGAGCGCCACCAATAATTAACAGCAATAGTCAACTCATCGCTATCTACTTGGTGGAACCTGTATCAATAGGAAACAAAAATCACCAAGTTCAATGCAGTACAAAAGAAAGTGTAGCTCCAGTACAACACTTCTAGTTCATTGTTAATTCTACTCCACAACTTAATTCTACTCAACAAGTTTTACACTGTCTTATTATGAGATACCTCACAGTATATGCTTTGTTCATTCACTGCAGCTTTTATGATTCTCTACCACATCCGTCAAGGCATCAACAGAAAGATACTATATTGACTTGCACCAGAAAGCAACTTTACTTCGAATTTTGTTTTTCCCATCCAAAACAGTAGCTATTATCTAAAAGCAAAGTGCTTAGGCATCAAAGCAATGGGGTTGCTTCCAAATTCAACATTTCTCTCATGAATATAACCAGTGAGAGAAATGAGGGTATGTTTGAAGTATTGGTAGCATCAAAAAGAGATTTTTCCATATTTTGTTTTTTCATTTACAACAAACTAAGTAGGATTGGATGTCTTTGAAACTCTAGTTCAAAAGGAGATAAAACTTGCAAATGAGGAATAACAAGCAAACATTTCTTAGGAAATGAAATTTTCAAACTTGAAAAATGGAAGAGGAGATAATGTTTTAAGCGATCCACCAGCCTGAGTAAATGTGAAAAAGCACAGATCACATTAGCTAGTATTGTTGAATGTACGGTCACAAATATtctagttaaaaaaaaaaaaaaggcacagATCACTCTTGCTTTCCATTCTCATAAAGAAAAGTTTGAATTCCAAATCAAAATCATTACTGGAATATCTAACTTCAAACCATTAGTGCGAATCTGACAGCACTAGCTTGACTACACTCAATCAAATCTAAGATCATTAACGAAGAGAGTGGATGCTCTCAGTAATTTATAACTAAGATGTTGCTGAGCTTCTAGAGAgagagaataaataaataaaaaagaatcaATCTTATGCTGGAACTTATAGGCCAAGCAAAAAGAGAAGGGAAGAGAAGCCTGTAAAGATGatgtttttataaaaaataagagCTTAATCTTACCAGCCTTCGGGAATGAAAAGTGCATCTCCCGCTTGAAGAGTAACCTTCTGAGAGTATTCCATGGAACATTGTGCTCTTGGATGAATTGAAAAATCAGGGTTTTCCAAAGCAACAGAGCTGCCAAGACagtcccccccaaaaaaaaaaaaaaaaaaaaaaagaaccaacCAAAGAGCATAGATAATGTTAAAGACATCAAACATTTTAACATGCTAAGAAAGTAAATTTGAAAGTCAATCATGTTGCCAGCCAAGCATTCCTTTTTCATAATCAGAGTAGTTCAAAAAAAGCAAAATAGAAGGAAAGTTAGGTTCTTGATGCAGATAGACAAAGTAGCATACCTATGGTTTGAGGCCTCCCCATATATAGGCATGGGATATAGCATAGGACTTGCAGAAGGGGGCCATAAAACAACTGCAACGCCATATAGTTCATCAAGAAAACAAAAACTCGTTCTAATATTACTCACATAATAAATGCGTTGATCAAGAAAGGAAGACAAGCTAGGTGAAAGACGTGTATTCTTGTTAACAATCAATGACAAGTAAAGCAGATAGAAACGGACCATTATGGCTTACAAAGGAAAAAAGGACTACCTCAGCTAGGGTTTTTGGGTCTGCAGTATTTATTTACAAACAACTTAAAAACCGTGAGTAAGATAATGAAACTCAAACACCAGCATGTGGACAATATTCCTTATTCAGTCATCCCATATATGAATGACTTAGAAGGAAGTAAAAATGTAATGTCATTGTATGCCTTGTACACAAGCATTCTCAAACACCAGCACGTGGACAATATCCCTTATTCATGCTGTGGTCTGCAAGGTCCTTTCATGATTAAGCATAAGAAGAAAGTTACAGCAGTCCTATATCCAGAGCTGATATGTGCTAGGCAATACAAATTTATGAGTTAGAATGTCATATCCTCCAATCTGGATGTTGATGAAAGTTATGATTCTACAGATTACAAATGAGAACACCTATCTATAGAGAGCTGAccaagagaaacaaaaaaactAACAAATctatatatttaatttgtaaaaaCAGAAGATGCACCTTGTTTTCTTCCAGTGATTATACATAGAAGATTATGGTGAGGGTCATAGTGAGCACTTGATCTAGCTTGAGCAATGTTCATCCACAAATTAATTGAAGAAAGATTTTTTTCCTCCAAAATTGCAGGCTGTGCAAATCAAGCAGTTGCAATAAGAATTTCCTAGCATTACTAGTTCTTCTTTAGAGAACTAACTAGTAATAACAAGCAGTTGAGAAAGAAATATGCAGACCAACTGAATGTCCTCCTGTAGAGTTTCCAATTGAACTCTCTCTTCATTCTCAGCATTTATAATTGGAATCTGAATCGGAAGTATAAAAATTCAACAATTACATTCATGcttaaaaagaaaattgaaatgaAGGACACACAGGAAAAGTGAAATCCATCTGGTCTCAACATATTAAATAAACAAAGCAAAAGCAGAAAAAAATGTTAACAGAGACGTCAGTGATCACAGAACTTTGAGTAGCGACCTGTGCTAGGTAGATTTGTTTTGGAGCAGCATCTACAAATGGTGAACAGCCTTGCTCTGTGTCAGATTCTTCAAGTTGATGCCCTTGTGAATTAGAATTAATACTGCAAGAACTACCGACATTTTGCCTATGCCATTTACACAAGGCAATAAAAGTGGAAAATGGTAATGGAACCTGTAAACAAATGCAAAACCAAATTGATCATAATTCTCGCATCCACCCAAGAGAGAAAATGTATCACAAGCCTCGGTGTATGAAGAACATGAGAATTAGTGAATTACCCTCTCATGGCTTCTAAGATCACCGTAAAACACCGGTGCAGTTTGAGATAACATAGCCTCCACCATGAATGATCCTACCCGTTCCTAAAGTTATACTCAAAcaagaaaaatactaaaataaatactTTAATTGAATATATAAAATGCACAATTCCACTAAAAAAATGTAACTCTAGAAACCATATCCAACATGTATAACGCACTAATTCAAGCTCTTGCCTATTAATTAACTTACTGAATAGACTATCACAGATGTAAATAAAACAAATGTAAAACTAGTGCTACTTTTCTAGATTTGAAACTCAATGCATAATTATGTCTTTCAACATTATATACAAAAATATTATTTACTTCCAAAACGTTATCCATTTTACTAAAAATCTAGCAACTTAAAATATTTTGACTCGAAAAGCGAGCATAAAAATTGTAGTAATTATAAAAGGATAAGCAAACCTCCAGATAACCGAGGCCTCCATTAGAAGGATTCCACTTGGAAACGGCTTTCCAGTCCTTAACGCATCCAACGAACACCTTTCAAAACGAAATAAAAATCAATGAACTAAGATTGAAGCAACTACCGCTTATATAAATtagcaaaaggaaaaaaaaagttcgGACCAATTTTTCTCGAAAAACGAACAGAGAAAgggaaaaaagaaacaaaaagttgagAAAACAGAAAAATTACGGCGGGAACATTTCGAGATTCAATCTGAGAGGCAAACTGTGCAGCTGATGGGAGTTGATCGAAGCTCTGGAGTCGTAGAGAGTCTTCCATTTATTTTTTCACTAACTTGTAACAAGCTTTTcacgttaaaaaaaaaaaaagcttttcaGCCTGAAGAATTTCGTAGTTCGGCCTTTGGATTTTATTTGAGTGAGAAGTGAACCATTGGAGCGTTGAGGCCTGAGAGAGTCCCAACAAGGCTTTCTTAAGTTTCATTTGATTGTAAAAAGCAGGTCTAGGTCTATCATAGACTTTCGATGGCCCTTTCTTTCCAAAGAATACACATCAATGGGCCGAATCATGACTTCTGATTAAATTACTAAAAAAatgctgatttttttttaaaattactaGAATAAGCtgatttttgaaatatttatggGTATAGACCGATTTAGGACTGAAAGTATTTTTAGGTGAAATCTAGGAAAACGATTTCAGCTGGAAGTGCTTTTTGTGTGTCACTAGTAAAACGCTTCCAAACACTTCTAGTTGGAAGCGTTTTCCCCTCAATGGATACTTTTCCAACGACTATTTTAAATAGTTGTTGTCCCCTCTCCAATggtaaaaaaaaactataaaacccCCCACCCTTACTCATTTCTCACAAAATTCTCTCAATTTCTCAAACCACTCtcaaaattctttcaaattttcaattttttttcaaaaatctaaattatattttctattagattttttattaatattttctgaaaatatatttttaaattaattagtgTTCTATATAATTAGCAATGGTCGATTCTCTAATCCATCATGATGACAAGTACATTTTCGTCATTCAATTGCAAATGGtaagaataaattttaataaatttcaatttttatttaatttattatttcattgttatatattaacttaatattttgattttttacgTAAATAGGCGAAATATCGAATTTTTCAATGCTATATCCGCAATCCACTCGGTCCTCCATCATCGTCGATTGAACCATATTTAAGGGAAACCAGTTTTTTGGCACATGGCCCTTGTAGGCCGGGGATGTAAGTTGGACTCAAAACTCGTAGGCGCATTGGTGGAGAGGTGGAGACCAGAGATGCACACATTTCATCTTCCATATGGTgagtgtactatcactctagAGGACGTGCATTTACAGTTGGGTTTGACCATGGATGGGTCAGTAGTCACCAGGTCTGTTTAGTCTGGTGAGTGGCAAGGCATATGTGGTGAACTTTTGGGTTCAGTTTCGGAAACAATTTACGGAGGTCGGATCAAAATAGCTTGGTTAAGAACAACTTTCGCCGCGCTGGATAAGGATTCGACTGAAGTCAAAAGAGAATGACACACTTGGACGTACATCCTTTAGATCATCAGGGGTATCCTAATGCCGGACAAGTCACGAACACTCGTCCATCTAAGATGGTTGTTGAAACTTCAGTTGGAGGTTTGTCGTGTTGGTAACATTGTACCGAGAGATATGTCGAGCGACACAACTAGGAAAAATCAAAATTGGTAGTTGGATTTTACTATTGCAATCATGGACGCGGTactaattttcatttttatgttcTCGAGCGAACTACTTGTATACATTCCCACTCGTAACAAGATAAAATTTAGTAGACATTTTAATAATaagatttatttaaataaatattattatgctGACAAGTTATTTAAATAGGTGAAACCATGGGCTAAGTTAAGTGGGATTACCTACTGACCTTTaagatatacggcttctattagaccGGCGATTAGAAGCggagatatttttttatttaaatttgaattatataatattaacGTAGTCTATTTCGTATTTAGTAGTATATATATAGTTAATGTTTTTATCATGTTAATATAGTTTgaatggacaccatacgaggatccgACAATTTGAGAAGTCATCCCCGATGAATTCTTTGTGAATCCCAACATCTGGCACGTGAAGGTCCCATTGGTAGTGTACGCTACCATTAAGATGCACAAGATTGATAAAGTGTTGTGGCAGTTTAGATTCCGACAATCTATTCCTGTGGCACCTCAAGACCTTAGTGATCTGCATCCTATAAACTTACAGTGGCCAGATGAGATATTGGTTGGTATTCCACTCCCAACATATCAACAGGTGGAATAATTGGTATGATTTCTTACCTACTCGTGAATCTATTATCATTCCGAAGTTAGCATGCAATTCGAAGTACATGCCATGGTCTAGGATCCATGGCAAACCATATTTGTACGAAGAAGAAGCGAGGCCTTGGCATCCCCATATGAGTAGGCCACAACGACCCCCTTTAAATCCAAAGGCCAGCGAGGCAGGTCCATTATTAGAGCCCACGTAAGAACCAGCACCGACGACCACAGAATCGATGCCTATACCACCCACCGGTTAGTATGTACTGTCTTATTCTATTGTGTATTCTAACCCTATAATCTTCACACAAGCACCATATATTGCACCACATTTTTCTACTTCTAGTCATATATCAAATTGGAGTGTAATACATTCGTCCCCGATGTATTACACACCTATGCCATCGGCACCTTTGACAATGAAAATATTGACAATAATGTATAGGTCTTATATGTTCCAGGCACCGACGGAGAGTACACTCGTTATCCCATCAGTGTATGGGACTCAACATAGTTATGCTCATTCACTATTTGTGACACAAACACCTCTAGGATCTTTGTTTTACCAAGCTGGGTCATCTTTCCAACCACCATTTCTAGACTGGAGGATGCATGATGGCAACCAAGAATGCAAGGATCGCAATTGACGAAGGCGAAAAAGAAGAGCTACTGAGACCACAACCCTGCCCGAAGGCTGAACCAAGAAGGAATCCAGCGCGCAACCGTCGACAACCCTGATGTGGCACAAATTCTGATCGGCATCTGGATTGATTGTATTGAACGTTTATATTTTTCCgatgatttttattattatttttagaggaATATTGTTATCATTTAACAAAATTAAAGTTGATATTTGTTATTATTTCACAAAATTGAAGTTGTAATTTGTTACCATTTCACAAAATGAAAGTTGATATTTGTTATCATTTCACAGAACCATGCGTTTACATTTATAATGGAATTGATATTTGTTTTCTAGTTTGCATCTTCCTTGGTTGGTTTGACCTGTTCCGAAAATCCATGTTGTCGAGTATTCGAGTTGATGTTGGTCGACCTTTTATTTTGTGACGTAAGACCTATCAGGTAACAACTTAAACAGAGCGCTCGATACAAGCAACCACATACGATTTGTGTAAATATAAACATTTTAAATATCGAATTCAATAATTGCAATTATTATGTTAAGAATGTAATCAACTTAAAACCCTAACCCTTAAATCCTAACtttaaaaccctaaccctaaacttTAACACACTAAAAATCCTAAAACCCCAATATAACACGAGGGAAACGCTTCCAAGTGTTTCCCTTAAATCAGCCTATACCTGTAAATATTCCAAAAATCGGCCTATTCTGGTAATTAAAACAAAAGGACATTTTTGAGTAATTTAGTCATTACTTCTTTATTGTAACACTTAAAAAAGAGAGGAAACATGATATGATTTTAAATGGGAAAATATAGGAGTCTCCTATAACGatacaataaaatattttaaaaaaaacatatgcTCAATTTTTAAGATTGTTTGtggaataaaaaatataaatcaatgTACTAAATATTCACCttttaaaataatagtaatagatAAAAATAGGGTAAATTATATcattagttactaaattattggTAAGTTTTCGTTTCGGTCACTTAACAGAAAAACAATTTGATtattgaactatttgaaagttttcatttaagtcattagaCTGTTAAAATCAGTGCTATATGGCTTTCTCTATTCGCATTGTTTGCATCGACTGAAACCTCTCTTTCCCCTGCTCTTTTATAGTTCATTTGTTTTCATGAAATAACTTTGGGAGTCACGAATTTGCAAAGAGAAATTCAAACAACTTTTTTCTCCTATCATCAACACTAACTGTCAGATCAACTTGGATCTAAGATGTGTTCTTCTACTTATCGATGGGTattaatccaccataccgatcaTCGAATTTTTGCTTGAAGCTCGCtggtgaatttaaaaaaaaaattgataagaATGCCCTTTCAATCATATTACTAATTAAATTGATAAGGATGCCCTTTCTATCATATTACTAAATTCGCATTTAaaagtaattataataaaattaaaaagaaataaataaattacctTTAAAAATAGATAATGGTAGTTTTTAAAATAGATTACGAtagttatattaaattttttaatgataattctaatataattaaaaaagttgaaaaagaaatatattatgatagttttattaaaaatttgtgATAATTATAATGTAATTTAGATTTAGATTTAGGACTAGTATTTGGTACATTGATTGTATTAGCTTTAAAAAATTACCATATGTTTCTTTCATATTTttgaataataattttattataaattaagtatcatatctttttttttatatagtgCCTAGAACTATCCATAACCCTCTCCAAcacttaaataagaggataatacacTTTAGCGACTCGAACCCACGTCCTCCTACATTAGCAATAATGTCGATGTCGATTGAGCTAAGACTTAATTAAAATgtgtctctttttcttttttattatttatttttaatattttactatacattTATAGGATACTTGTAAACCCTTTGACCTATTTGTGAAATTTAAAAACTCTACCAGAGTGTACCAAATATTATTCCTtagatttattaattaaaaagaattGTATATAGTAGGTTTTTTTAAGTTgtgataattataatataatttagatttattagttaaaaataaaaagtagtataAGGTAGATATTTTTAAAGGTTAGTTCTATTAAAAGGttctataattaaattttagggtaaattataaaaatgtcatTAAATTATTGTCCTTGTTCTATtttggtcactaaactattaattttttatttaatcactaaatttttgaaataaaatattttggtcaCTTAAAGTTAACTTGGGTTTTTTTATTGCTCTAACAGCAAATTTAGCCCTCCAATGTTTACAAGTTAtatcaatttgatcttaaatATAAATCATTCAACAATTTTAGCCttcaatgtttacaaaatttatcattttagtttGAATTCTAAAAAGATTACATaactttatttataattaaaccatcaatttcacataaTTTTATCTTCtgctttgaagctagagatggcAACTTGAGCTCACTTTTTTTCTATTTCGGCTTTTGAATTTTGTTGTTTGGTGATGGCTTTTATTATAAGTTGGTTGGTTGGCTATTGCAGCCTTTGGCAGAGATTTGTAATTAACTTTGCTTCATAAATTGTAACATTTTAAATATCATTACTATATGATgttattttcattcttttttttttttccttttccatcTGTTGGGTTGGTAAACGTTGTGTATAAAAACAATCTATGCCAAAGATGATGTTAGAATTTTTATATTGGAGTAGgacaaactta
Above is a genomic segment from Gossypium arboreum isolate Shixiya-1 chromosome 8, ASM2569848v2, whole genome shotgun sequence containing:
- the LOC108467515 gene encoding lysine-specific demethylase JMJ31 isoform X2; the protein is MEDSLRLQSFDQLPSAAQFASQIESRNVPAVFVGCVKDWKAVSKWNPSNGGLGYLEERVGSFMVEAMLSQTAPVFYGDLRSHERVPLPFSTFIALCKWHRQNVGSSCSINSNSQGHQLEESDTEQGCSPFVDAAPKQIYLAQIPIINAENEERVQLETLQEDIQLPAILEEKNLSSINLWMNIAQARSSAHYDPHHNLLCIITGRKQVVLWPPSASPMLYPMPIYGEASNHSSVALENPDFSIHPRAQCSMEYSQKVTLQAGDALFIPEGWFHQVDSDELTIAVNYWWRSSIMSSLADHMDAYYLRRILRRLTDREMDQVLLKGSTPTWRLESNVDHSLDQAGQSKDLKRKEQEQHSLLLHELRPCALQALHELVALVHDRVNASDQNQPVSSDSTNGLMCSKTNEQDKTLTTEIFHLEEDPVAKNLWILEPGIFKDIFVAMAHNFPRTLEALVLHLLSPVGAEVLTRKFDEIDQQNTEENRNKFYQIFYGVFDNQFAAMDAILNGKESFARQVIGSMEI
- the LOC108467515 gene encoding lysine-specific demethylase JMJ31 isoform X1, with translation MEDSLRLQSFDQLPSAAQFASQIESRNVPAVFVGCVKDWKAVSKWNPSNGGLGYLEERVGSFMVEAMLSQTAPVFYGDLRSHERVPLPFSTFIALCKWHRQNVGSSCSINSNSQGHQLEESDTEQGCSPFVDAAPKQIYLAQIPIINAENEERVQLETLQEDIQLPAILEEKNLSSINLWMNIAQARSSAHYDPHHNLLCIITGRKQVVLWPPSASPMLYPMPIYGEASNHSSVALENPDFSIHPRAQCSMEYSQKVTLQAGDALFIPEGWFHQVDSDELTIAVNYWWRSSIMSSLADHMDAYYLRRILRRLTDREMDQVLLKGSTPTWRLESNVDHSLDQAGQSKDLKRKEQEQHSLLLHELRPCALQALHELVALVHDRVNASDQNQPVSSDSTNGLMCSKTNEQDKTLTTEIFHLEEDPVAKNLWILEPGIFKDIFVAMAHNFPRTLEALVLHLLSPVGAEVLTRKFDEIDQQNTEENRNKFYQIFYGVFDNQFAAMDAILNGKESFARQAFKNVLDKYVGGNFDVPKLSVGRDIS